TGGACTTGTTTGATACAAATTTTTCAATTTATCTCACTATCCCCTCCTTGCCCTTAACAGGCCTACTTACCCTCACAAACACCAGTAGGACTCAAGGATCTTCGACGTGAAGACTTACTGAGCAAACGGGGAAACGGAAAGGGAGAGAGGAAGCCATTTGAAAGAATATATGATTATGCTCCTTACAATGACGTGGGTAATCCAGACAAGGATGATGATCTTGCTAGGCCAGTTTTTGGAGGGGAGGAGAGGCCTTATCCTAGACGCTGTCGCACTGGCCGACCTCCAACAAACTCCGGTATAGTTTTTATACAATAGCAATATTCATTCCTGTTAGTTTTCCATGTTTACATCTCAACCAATTACATTTCTGTGCTTGAAACAGATCCATATTCTGAGCACAGAATAGAAAAGCCCAATCCACTGTATGTTCCTCGTGATGAGACTTTTGAGGAGATTAAGGAAGCAACTTTTTCTGCCGGGAGGTTGAAAGCTCTGTTTCACAATCTGATACCATCCCTTGCAGCTACTTTGTCAAGCTCGGACATCCCCTTCAAGTGCTTCTCTGATATTGACAAGTTATACAGTGATGGTGTCCTTTTGAAACATGAAGATCAGAAAGAACTCCTTGAGAATCTTTTGCTGCCCATGTTAGTGAAAAAGGTCATCAGTGCTGGTGAAAGTTTGTTGAAGTATGAGATTCCACATGTAATTCGAAGTAtgttgtcctctctctctctctctctctgaggacCTTTCCCCACCAAAAAAAGCCTAACTCTTCTAATTTTCTAATCATCTTTTATGTTTGGAGATTGCAAGTTCTGTCTGGAcccttatttaatttttgtttcacAGGAGATAGATTTTCATGGTTGCGTGACAATGAGTTTGCACGCCAGACATTGGCCGGGGTCAATCCAGTAAACATTGAAAGATTGACGGTACTATTGAAAACATGTTTCTGTCTTCTGTCTATTGTGATTATTTAAAGATTCTGCCTCCACCTTTGTCATTTGAGAATCCTAAATTTGGGTAGGATTTGCAGGAATTTCCAATTGTCAGTAAATTAGATCCAGCAGTTTATGGCCCACCTGAGTCAGCATTAACAAGAAAACTTCTAGAACCAGAACTGCGTGGAATGAGCATTGAGGAGGTATACTATGTACAGAAGCATGTTTATATGTGTTGACAGCAGATTGTAGGACATGCCCCTAGGCAGACATGCTAACAAAGTATCTATATGGCATGAATACTGCCTTTGGGGTCCCCATTCTGAATTACAAATTGACCAGAAACCCACACCAGCTAGCAAGTCACAAGTCAGCAGCCTGGTGTAGTGGGTGATGCACCCATCATTGAAATGCCTTGGACTGTGACCACATCTAGGGCATCAGTGGTAGGGTGTGGTAGCTGATTAGCCCAAAGAGAATCATGGGTTGAGAAAGCCACCAGCAGAGGCATTTGCGTGATAAAGGCCCTCACGGAATAGAGTGAGCTTTTTACGAGTACAATGTCTGCACATGGTTGGGGTTCAATCTTCCTCTGAAGGATCAAAATGGACCATAATACTACACTTTATGTGAAGGTCATCCAGGGTGCAATTACCCTCACTAAATCAAGGGACAAAAATTGTAGGGATTGCCTAGGCCATTTGCAGGAAATAAGCAAGGTGAAATGGCACCCTTGAGCTTAAGCCTTGCAGCTGTCCCAGTTAAGATGAGATGCTCACTTGTAGAGAACAGCATTATGCCACCAAATGGTTGGTTATCAGTTAGGTGGTTTTCTTGATCCATCTCAATTAACCTGGATCCCTGAGCGTTTAGAGGCCCCTCAGTTGAAATATCCACTTGTGGATCCATATCAgcattatataaaaaaaaatgtcattaacaATACGTTTCCTATATACTTCATTATTCTTAAATGTTACCTTTCTGGTGATTCAAAATGTAGGCAATCGAGAACAGGAGACTTTTTATACTTGATTACCACGATATGCTTTTGCCTTTTATAAAGAAGATGAACTCCTTGCCTGGGAGGAAAGCCTATGCCTCAAGGACTGTTTTCTTCTACACAAATGAAGGCTTTATGAGGCCGGTTGCTATTGAACTTTCACTGCCTACAACACCTTCTGAACCCCAGGGCAAGCGTGTTTACACTCATGTACATGATGCTACAACCCACTGGACATGGAAGCTGGCCAAAGCCCACGTCTCTTCAAATGATGCTGGCATTCATCAACTAGTGAACCACTGGTGAGATGACTAAGACCATAACTAAGTCAGTATATAGATGTTTCTAGTATAGTTTGCTTAAATCCTCAAACTAATGGTTTCATGTTTGGAATTCTTCAGGTTGAGGACTCATGCGTGCATGGAGCCTTATATCATTGCTACTCATAGGCATCTTAGTGTGATGCACCCTATTTACAAGTTGCTGCACCCTTATATGCGTTACACGCTAGAAATAAATGCTCTGGCACGGCAGAGTTTGATCAATGGTGGGGGAATTATTGAAGCTTGCTTCAGCCCAGGAAAGTATGCCCTGGAGCTGAGCTCAGCGGCATACAAGAGTATGTGGAGGTTTGACATGGAGGCCTTACCAGCAGACTTGCTTCAGAGGTAAGGCCTTCTATGCATATCTATTGTCGTCTTAGCTTATTCAATTTTAAACCTGGTATTTCAATTTGTTGCTTCTACTCTTCCATAGttacatattttatatttttgtccCCCACCCCAAACTATAACAAAACTTAACAAAAATATTGAAGTGGGATTAAGAATAAAAAGATCCCATCAGTCAAAAAAGGAGGAATAGAATACTGTATGTGTTTCTTATCATCTATTAGGGTTGGTGTGTTGCCATGTTGAATGTTGGAAGTGGTCCTGTTGACTAAAAAGTTTCAACCCTCGTTGGATGTGTCTGATGTGTAATGTTGTGGAGTGAGAATGGGTTGTTCTTATCCTCCTGTGCTGATCTTATTGTCTTGCATTTCTCAGTAAGAATCAATATCTGAACTCTTTCTCCAGATACATCATCACATAAAAATGAAAACGTCAAACTAAGAAAAGTATAAAACCCATATTGACCTCCTCATATTCTGTGCCCTGGCAGTGTACCTAATGCACACTTGGATGTTCTTATTACTTCTCCTGTGTGTACTGCATTACATTAAAATCCAAATATGATGCTTTCTGCTGTAATTTCAGGGGCATGGCAGTTGAGGATCCTTCAATGCCTTGTGGTGTGAGACTTGTGATTGACGACTATCCATATGCTGCGGATGGGCTGCTCGTATGGTCAGCGATAAAAGAATGGGTAGAAGAATACGTGGCTCATTTCTATTCTGATCCCAGTAGTGTCTCTAAAGATGTTGAGCTTCAAGCGTGGTGGAGTGAGATAAAGAACGAAGGTCACTATGACAAGCGGAATGAACCATGGTGGCCTAAACTGAACATGAAGGATGACTTATCTGGCATAATAACCATAATGATTTGGACTGCTTCAGGACAGCATGCAGCCATAAATTTTGGTCAGTACCCTTTTGGAGGATATGTGCCCAACCGTCCTACCCTTATGAGGAAACTTATCCCTCATGAAGGTGATCCCGACTATGAGAAATTCCTCTATCACCCTGAGTTCATTTTCCTATCCTCTCTGCCAACCCAACTTCAGGCCACAAAGGTGATGGCTGTTCAAGATACTCTGTCAACACATTCCCCAGATGAAGAGTACTTGGGTCAGCAGCATCCTCTGTATTTTCACTGGATCAATGACCCCCAAATTCTAAGTCTGTTCAAAAAGTTCTCTGCTAGGATGGAGGAAATCGAGGAGATAATAAATGGGAGGAATAAGGATTTTCGTCTGAGGAATAGAAATGGTGCTGGTGTTCCTGCATACGAACTGCTGCTTCCCTCATCAGGCCCCGGAGTAACTGGTCGTGGGATTCCAAACAGCATTTCTATCTGAATGACTTTATGTCACTGTGATGATTATTGCACAATATTGACTTTGTTGAAAGCTCGTATTTTGCAGACATGTTCTCATAATCCATATTTTATGATCTTCATCGGTGTTGTAATGGGCTTTGCAATTTGCATAATTAGTGAAGGCTGTAAACTGCAGGCTCCGTCTGGTTGCCACTTGCCAGTAAAATgtagggaagggaagtgaaatctgTTCagaaaagggaagggaaattttaGTAATCATGATTATGTAACCTACCAAAAACTCTTATGCTATTTCATAGTTATACTTTTTagatgtaatatttattttactcTTCATATCAAAGGGAATTGTTgccaaataaaatttaataattaaatttgaAATGTTTTGGAGTTAGTTTCACATGATTAGTTACAAAATCATGTGAAGTATTGATaacaaaaaaaccatttttgtattgattttatttcacttctctttttattttccttgcatCCAAATGAAGTCGCATGAAATTTGGGAAAAATGTTACTGTTTAGATGTACATGTTTTAAAGGCGTGGTTTTGACTTCCTCAATGAAGGTGGAAGTATAATAGTTCAATAGTCCAATTACATGATCACATCACCCAGTTGAAAAGGAATTTgggtaaaagaaaattttgttttttctttaaaaatatgggcaaagtttCATGCACACTTGCACTGTCGGCCCCCCCTCTCACAATAAGGAGTCACAATGATCAAATGCCCTTTACTTAATGCATCATAACCCCTCCCCACCTTATGCAGTCATACATGGAAACCGCTCTTTAAAGtgacaaaaaaacataaaaaacatcaTTTGTACTTGAATcaaaatactaaaataaaaataagggagtagttctctgttcgggaactcccatgtatctatctctctccttctcaaaacaaggggacaaaaatgtctttttatatgagaagagagagatagacttaggggagtgctggcgtaggccacgtTCCTAGACAAAGTTTCTTTTTCACTAAAactaaggaaaaaggaaaactaaTTGGTGTTGCAGCACGAatacctgcacccagacacaactGTGTGCAAAATGATCGGCACACCCCTGAtccttttcatctttttcaGGAGGATGCACTAGTCATTTCGCGCGCGgctgtgcctgggcacaggaaaataattataaattggTTGAACGGTTGAACTGGATCTACAGTCGAGTCAAGCCGAACCACGCCGAGTGATAAAACCCATCCATCCTCAGTCCTCGGTTGCTTTCAAGGTTGCGGACCTGCGACTCGCGAGAGTTATTTATAGGCATTTGGGTTTCAAGGGTTGAGTTTTGAGACTTGAGAAGAGtcgagcgagagagagagagagagagagtaattgaGTCTCTCACATGGAATCCATCGAAGCTCTGGTAGCGCACATTCAAGTGCTCTCGAGTAGCGTAGATGATATTTCTCATCTTCACAACCTCTTAAAACAGGCCGAAGAATCTCTCCAATCTCAGGCATCTCGATTAGCCCCTTTTTTGGAGCAGCTTGACCCTTCCAAGCATTCTCTCGGCTATCTCTACATATTGTAAGtaaatgtgtgtgtgtatgtttgTTTTCTCCTTCTCGCTCTCCACATCTCTCAATCTTCACTTTCTCCTTTCCCAGGGGATATAATGGGCTCTGTTTGATGATTTTCATGTTGTTCGTGTTTCATATTCGGGTCCGAAATCGATATCGACACATTGATCATGTAACGAAGTAGTCGACCTAATTGTGATGAAATTTTTGGAGGAAACTTAAAGGGATTTCCATGTACCTCTTTTCTTTGAACTgctatttgatttttgttttgtagTTTTCTACCTCTTTTGGGTTGCTTCGGAAACTTAGGGTCTTGTATTATGGCGAGCATTAACGCTTTTGTATTAGGGTTTGTTACTTTCATGGCATTACCTTTGCTTCATGCATGTAATGGCATCAGGTTTTAGGAAGGAAAGAGAATCATGTGTagtgaaagaaaaggaaaagctaTGAAGAGCTCTCTATTCACATTAAGTGTTAATTGTTAGTATATCTGTTGGGTTTAGGTACATGATTGAGCTGACCTCCTCTGATTTTGTTTCGTAGGGAAGCATATACTTCTGCTCCGATCCAGACAGAGCAAGCTAGTGAGCTTACTGTTTCCATTGCGAACTTCATCAATTCTTGCTTGGCAGAACAGATACGGTTGGCACCTGATAAATGTATGTAACCCTAAGTTTGAGGGAAGTATATTCATTAAAGATTGACTACTCACCTTCGTTAACTGATGTTGGATTTGCTTTGTTGTCTCTGAAGTTACATCTGTGTGCAAGAGGTTCAAGGACCAAGTTTTGTTGCTTCAAGCACCAATACAGGGTGTAGGTCCTTTGCGAACAGCTGTCAGAAAGCTGCAACCTTCTTCTGAACAGTTAACTGCTTTGCATCCTGATTTTCTTCAACTTTGCTTACTGGCGAAGTGCTACAAAACCGGTCTATGTGTTTTGGAAGAGGATATCTTTGAGGTGGATCAGCCAAAGGATTTCTTTCTTTACTGCTATTATGGGTTAGTTACCTGGCTTATAAACTTTTAACATTCTATACTAGTGTTCTTTCATGAGAAGCTAATTATTCTCTTTTAAATTCACAAGCATATTATCAGTCCTTTGTTCTATTGGATAATGCCATAGCCCTTCTGTTAATACTACCAGTTCCATTTCTTGCCCATTTTTGTCGTTGATCatactttgttttttatgttttggtttAGAGTAGGTGTATAAAAACATGTGACTGACATATGATGTCTAcaatatttaatatttataaatCATAATAGGGGGATGATATGCATAGGACAGAAGCTTTTCCGCAAAGCTAGGGAGCTTTTACTCAATGTATGTAGAAGACCTACTGCTCAATTTCTTATCATTTGATGATTTCTATAATGATAATACCAGTTAACTATTTGACCTACTCAATTGTTCATCTTTATTCAAATAGGTTGTTACTGCTCCTATGTCAACCACAAATGCTATAGCTGTTGAAGCATACAAAAAGTACATCTTGGTCTCACTCATCCATAATGGGCAGGTTATCTTGATTCTTCTttcattcatcttcttctgGGAATTGGAATTGAGTCATTATATAAGGATTTTGGAGAAATGGAGCAGTTTCTCAATTATTGTGATCTGCAAATTTTCATGTAGGACCTTAAAAATTTACTTTAACTGGAGGGTAATTCTTTAGGTTTGATAGCGATGAAGGTCTGAAAAGAATTAAGAATCCAGGTTTGAAATTAGTACGAACATATCACATATGTTGGTGAGGCGTTGTGGTCTATTTTCAATCTGATGcttatttttttaagttctGCTTTATTGAAAACATTACTATATTTTTTACAACTTATCAGATTTACCTAAGGGGCAAGTGATCTTAGAGgaattccaaattttttttatttatctctaccgttattattattttgcttGGTCATTGTTACAAGTACTTAGTCTAGACAGTTCTTGATGTTACACAAACAGTTCATTGTTTTCtattataatattttcttttgtctttgaTTGAAAATGATCGCCTTTATTGAGATATACTACTTCTGTGACAGTATTCTACTACTAGTTTCCCCAAGTACACTTCTTCAGTGGCTCAAAGGAATCTGAAGAACTTCTCTCAGGTAGTTATCTGAAGACTGTTGCTTCTggttccattttattttatatcttTGGTATCCTGTTCAGAACTTGTATCCATTTTGTTACATGACCTGCAAAGATGATATTTTGTTATAATTAAGAGGGAAGACAATTATTGCAGTTCCTTGGCGAGTTTTGGATGTGTCACATTCTTTTGTTATTGTTTTATCTTGAATGATGGGCTCAACGCTTCCTTCTATGTTCCCTGGCGTAAATAATGCTATGCTCCTTGTGGTAAACGAAATGCCAAACTTAAGGGTATAAGTTGCATGGTCTTGGGTGCTGTTTTTCGCTTTTTCTAAGGCTTGTTGAGTCTTCAAGAGTCCAAACTGCTGGGACTTACATTGGTCCTTTATCTCTTTGATTTATTTCCCATGACTAATTGGAGTTCAAAATCTATAGTAGCACAGGAGTTAGCTATAATAGTTGAAATCTAATCTGCCAACCAAGTTTAACCTTTTTTCGAATGATTGCGCACGTGCATGAACAGAAGGATTTTCAACTGTCTGTTTTCCATTTTATGGGACTGCCATTGCAATATCACAATCTGGTTGGGTACTCAACTCAGGATTGTGATTTCACTACCTTAAGTATCTTGTTATATGCAATCTCAATCATATATGGATGGAgtgtaatatcaggaaatggacctccaactctaggtCTTATCAGCCGATTtaggattccatttcttttgaaattaaggcGAAATTATCGCCAGCTCCTCCCTCTTCTTGtcctgacaccccaaggaacaagctcGTT
The nucleotide sequence above comes from Telopea speciosissima isolate NSW1024214 ecotype Mountain lineage chromosome 3, Tspe_v1, whole genome shotgun sequence. Encoded proteins:
- the LOC122655731 gene encoding COP9 signalosome complex subunit 3-like isoform X2; its protein translation is MESIEALVAHIQVLSSSVDDISHLHNLLKQAEESLQSQASRLAPFLEQLDPSKHSLGYLYILEAYTSAPIQTEQASELTVSIANFINSCLAEQIRLAPDKFTSVCKRFKDQVLLLQAPIQGVGPLRTAVRKLQPSSEQLTALHPDFLQLCLLAKCYKTGLCVLEEDIFEVDQPKDFFLYCYYGGMICIGQKLFRKARELLLNVVTAPMSTTNAIAVEAYKKYILVSLIHNGQSTTSFPKYTSSVAQRNLKNFSQPYVDLANSYSTGKIVELESCFETNREKFESDNNLGLVKQVVSSLYKRNIQRLTQTYLTLSLQDIANTVQLSTPKEAEMHVLQMIQDGEKFATINQKDGMVIFHEDPEQYKTCEIIEQIDLSMQRMIALSKKLNTVDEFISCDPIYLAKAGRERPRFDFDDFDAVPQKFNM
- the LOC122654785 gene encoding lipoxygenase 6, chloroplastic; this translates as MFVTQARAPPLLKSEINASPVPPSLSALVAGGRKNGITKKPDFVVGVSVIRPIRAVISSGDKNVETTRQQTVGSESNGSLRSSLSSSVIDVKAVVTIRKKMKESLPEIFEGQLQSFVNGLGQGITIQLISEEIDPVTKSGKSVESAVRGWLPKPSNNSNIVEYTANFTVPSDFGCPGAVLITNLHGKEFFLMEIVIHGCSDGPIFFPANSWIHPRKDNPESRIIFRNQAYLPSQTPVGLKDLRREDLLSKRGNGKGERKPFERIYDYAPYNDVGNPDKDDDLARPVFGGEERPYPRRCRTGRPPTNSDPYSEHRIEKPNPLYVPRDETFEEIKEATFSAGRLKALFHNLIPSLAATLSSSDIPFKCFSDIDKLYSDGVLLKHEDQKELLENLLLPMLVKKVISAGESLLKYEIPHVIRRDRFSWLRDNEFARQTLAGVNPVNIERLTEFPIVSKLDPAVYGPPESALTRKLLEPELRGMSIEEAIENRRLFILDYHDMLLPFIKKMNSLPGRKAYASRTVFFYTNEGFMRPVAIELSLPTTPSEPQGKRVYTHVHDATTHWTWKLAKAHVSSNDAGIHQLVNHWLRTHACMEPYIIATHRHLSVMHPIYKLLHPYMRYTLEINALARQSLINGGGIIEACFSPGKYALELSSAAYKSMWRFDMEALPADLLQRGMAVEDPSMPCGVRLVIDDYPYAADGLLVWSAIKEWVEEYVAHFYSDPSSVSKDVELQAWWSEIKNEGHYDKRNEPWWPKLNMKDDLSGIITIMIWTASGQHAAINFGQYPFGGYVPNRPTLMRKLIPHEGDPDYEKFLYHPEFIFLSSLPTQLQATKVMAVQDTLSTHSPDEEYLGQQHPLYFHWINDPQILSLFKKFSARMEEIEEIINGRNKDFRLRNRNGAGVPAYELLLPSSGPGVTGRGIPNSISI
- the LOC122655731 gene encoding COP9 signalosome complex subunit 3-like isoform X1, whose product is MESIEALVAHIQVLSSSVDDISHLHNLLKQAEESLQSQASRLAPFLEQLDPSKHSLGYLYILEAYTSAPIQTEQASELTVSIANFINSCLAEQIRLAPDKFTSVCKRFKDQVLLLQAPIQGVGPLRTAVRKLQPSSEQLTALHPDFLQLCLLAKCYKTGLCVLEEDIFEVDQPKDFFLYCYYGGMICIGQKLFRKARELLLNVVTAPMSTTNAIAVEAYKKYILVSLIHNGQYSTTSFPKYTSSVAQRNLKNFSQPYVDLANSYSTGKIVELESCFETNREKFESDNNLGLVKQVVSSLYKRNIQRLTQTYLTLSLQDIANTVQLSTPKEAEMHVLQMIQDGEKFATINQKDGMVIFHEDPEQYKTCEIIEQIDLSMQRMIALSKKLNTVDEFISCDPIYLAKAGRERPRFDFDDFDAVPQKFNM